GGTCCTGAAAGTCGATATCCGGATAGTTCACCATCGCCCAGCTCGGCTCGGTCATGGTGACCCAGCGGCGATAGGCATTCAGCCGCCATTCCGTCATCCATTCCGGTTCTTCGTTCTTTTCCGAGATCAGGCGGACGATGTCCTCGGACAGCCCTTTGGGGGCATAGTCCATCTCGATCTCTGTGTCCCAGCCATATTTATAGCTGCCCATATTGGCGACGGTCTCGACCGTTTCGCGGTCGACGCCCTCGCGCACCTCAAGATCGGTGATGTCGTTCATCCTTTGTCCTTCCTCGGGCCAGAGATGTCTCTAGCCGTTCCTGTCGCGCCAGCGTCCATACGCGGATTCCCATGCATCCGCAAATCGGTTCACCTGATCGTCGCCCAAAGCCGGGCTTATGGAAACACGGATCGCCGATTGCGCGACGATATCATCAAAACCCATTGCCTGAAGCGTGCCGCTGGCCCGCACCTTTCCCGACGAACAGGCAGAGCCCGCCGAGATGGCGAACCCCGCCAGGTCCATCTGCATGACCTGTGTCTCACCCTTCCACCCCGATGTAAGAAGGCAGGTGGTGTTCGGCAAGCGTGGGCTGTTCTTACCGGCAACCACCGCATCCGGCGCGGCATCCAAGAGCCGCGCTTCCAGCGCATCGCGGCGCGCGGCGACCTCGTCCCACAGACCGGCTTCCAGATCCTTCTGCGCCGCCGTGGCCGCCGCCGCGAATCCCAGAATGCCGATCAGGTTTTCGGTCCCGCCCCTGCGGCCCTGTTCCTGACCGCCGCCGCGAATGACACCCTCGACCTCGGTGCCCTTCTTCACGATCAGCGCGCCGATGCCCTTCGGTCCGCCCAGCTTGTGCGCGCTGACGAAGCCTGCTGTGATGCCCAGCCAGTTGAAAGCCATCGGCACCTTGCCGAAAGCCTGCGTGAGATCCGACGAGGCCAACCCGTCGGGCAGGGCCTGCATCACGCCGGTTTCGTTATTGGCGATCTGAAGCGTCGCCCGCGCGGGGTCCGGCACGGTCACGATGCCGTTCTCATCGACGGCCAGTTCAGGCGCGCACCACGCCTTGATCGCGCTATGTTCGACCGGCGCGCAGGAAACCCCCTTGCCGGCCAGCACCATCGCCGCGGCCTCGGTCGTGCCGGAGGTGAAGATCACATCCGCCCCTTCGGCCCCGAGCGCCACGGCAAGCTGTTCCCGCGCCCGCTCCATCGCCATCTTCGCCGCCCGGCCCTCGGTATGAACCGAGGAGGGATTGCCCCCGATCTCCATCGCCTCGACCATCGCGGCCCTGGCCTCGGCCCGCAGCGGCGTGGTCGCGTTCCAGTCCAGATAGGCCCGCATCACAGCGCCTCCGCGATCCGCTCGGCCAGCTTGCGGGCGACGGCATCCTTGCCCATGCGCGGCCAGCTCTCGGCACCGTCAGCCGAGATCAGCGTCACGGTGTTGTCCTCACCGCCGAAGGTGCCGGTCCCGGCCGAGACATCATTCGCCACGATCCAGTCGCAGCGCTTGCGCTGCCGCTTGGCGGTTGCGTTGGCGATCACGTCGTTGGTTTCCGCCGCGAAGCCCACGACAAGCTGTGGGCGGCGCTCGGCCAACTGGCTGACCCAGGCGAGAATGTCCGGGTTTTCGGCAAATTCCAGCACCGGCATTCCGTCGCGACCCTTCTTCATCTTGCGGTCGGCGGCATTGGCGACCTTCCAGTCCGCGACCGCCGCCGCCATCACCGCGGCATCGGCGGGCAGCGCCGCCTCGACCGCCGCCTGCATCTCATCGGCGGTCTGGACCGGGATCACCTCGACGCCCTCGGGCGGGGCAAACTGCGCCGGACCGGTCACAAAACTGACCCGCGCGCCCAGATCCCGCAGCGCCGCCGCAATCGCGCTGCCCTGCGCACCCGAAGAATGGTTCGAGATATAGCGCACCGGATCAATCGGCTCGCGCGTCGGCCCCGAGGTGACCACGACATGCCGCCCTTTCAGCGGCTTCGCCGCGACCTCCGGCCCCAGACGCAACGGCGCGGGCCGGGCGGGGCCGAGCGCCCCGCGGATCGCAGCCACAATGTCCTGTGGTTCCGCCGCGCGGCCCGGCCCGAACTCGCCACAGGCCATATCGCCCTCATCCGGGCCGACCACCAGCACGCCGTCCTGTTTCAGTGTCGCCAGGTTGCGCTGCGTCGCCGGATGCAGCCACATGCGTACATTCATCGCCGGCGCGATCAGCACCCGCTTGTCGGTCGCCATCAGCAGCGTCGACGCCAGATCATCCGCATGACCCCCGGCCATCTTCGCCATCAGATCCGCCGTCGCGGGCGCAACCACCACCAGATCGGCATCCCGCGACAGCTGGATATGGCCCATCTCGGCCTCGCGCGTGAGGTCGAACAGATCGCGATGCACATCCTCCCCGGCCAGAGCGGCGACGGAAAGCGGCGTCACGAACTCCTCCGCCGCGCGGGTCAGCACCGGCACCACGCGGCAGCCCTCTCGCTGCAAATCGCGGATCAGCGTCAGCGATTTAAAGGCCGCGATCCCGCCGCCGATCACCAGAAGAATACGGCTGCCCTGCATCGGCGCCTCCATCAATCCCACAGGGCCGAAATAGGCGACCCGAGGCTGAACGGCAAGGAAGCCAGACCGCCGCCGTTTACGCTTCCTTAATCCATGACGCGTTAACCAGCCTTTCGAGAAGAGAGGAGCGAGATGGTCGCGATCGCTTACACCGTGGCGTTCGAGGGGGTCGAGGGCCGGTTGGTCGAGGTGCAGGCCTCGGTCGCCGCAGGGCTTCCCTCTTTCGCGATTGTGGGGCTGCCCGACAAGGCTGTCTCCGAGGCGCGAGAACGGATGCGCGCCGCGTTCAATGCCCTCTCGATCGCCATCCCTTCGAAAAAGATCACTGTGAACCTGTCCCCAGCCGATCTGCCGAAGGAGGGCTCGCATTTCGATCTGCCGATCGCGCTCGCAGTGCTGGCGGCCCTCGACGTGATCCCCGCCGAATCGCTGGCCCAACTGGTGTCGCTGGGCGAACTCGCGCTTGACGGACGGCTTGTGCAGGTGGTGGGCGCATTGCCTGCGGCGATGACCTCTGCCGAGGATGACCGAACGCTGATCTGCCCGGCAAGCTGCGGTGCGGAAGCGGCCTGGGTGGCGAGCGTCCCGGTTTTCGCAGCGTCGCATCTGCGCCAGGTGATCGACCATCTCGCCGACCGCACCCAGCTGTCCCGCGCCACACCCGGGCAGGTCTCACCACCCAGGCATCGCGGCGATATGCGTGACATACGTGGCCAGGAACGTGCCAAGCGCGCGCTCGAGATCGCCGCTGCAGGGCGCCATCACATGCTGATGGTCGGCCCGCCCGGCGCTGGAAAATCCATGCTCGCGGCACGATTGCCCGGCCTGCTTCCACCGCTCAGCCCGCCCGAGGCGCTTGAGACCTCGATGATCCACTCCGTTGCCGGTCTGCTGGAAGAAGGCGGCATCCCGCGCCATGCGCCATTTCGCGACCCGCACCACACTGCGTCGATGGCTGCAATCGTTGGCGGCGGGCGTGGCGCGAAACCCGGCGAGATCAGCCTCGCGCATAACGGCGTCCTGTTCATGGACGAGTTTCCGGAATTCTCACGGCAAGTGCTCGACACGCTGCGCCAGCCGATCGAAACCGGAGAGGTCGTCGTCGCCCGCGCGAACGCCCATATCCGCTATCCCTGCCGCTTTCTGCTCATCGCCGCCGCCAATCCGTGCCGATGCGGCTATCTTGCCGACCCGGCGCGCGCCTGCGCGCGGGTTCCCGGATGCGGCCAGGACTATCTGGGCAAGATCTCCGGACCCCTGATGGATCGCTTCGATCTGCGGATCGAGGTGCCCGGAGTCGGTCTGGACGAACTCGATCTGCCGCCCTCGGGACCAACCACGTCAGAGCTCGCTCTGCGCATCGAGGCAGCGCGCGACAGACAGCGCGCGCGGTTCGAGCCGCTTGCCGCCGATGGGGTGCGCGCCCGCTGCAATGCCGAGGCCCCGCCTGCCATTCTGGACCGGATTGCCGCGCCGGATGCTGATGGCAAGGCGCTGATTCGCCGCGCCTCGGAGCGGCTCGGCCTGACGGCGCGCGGCTATCACCGCGTCTTGCGGACGGCCCGAACCATTGCCGATCTGGCGGAGAGCGAGCGCTTAACCAGCGATCATATCGCCGAGGCCATAAGCTATCGCCTGCCATTCATCACGGGCGGTTGACGCTCGCTTGGCGATTCGCTGGTGACACCACGAAATCGAGGCGCTTTGCGCCCGCCAGGGCGGAGGCAGCTATCAGCCGACCAGCTTCCGCTCGATCGCATCCCAGATCAGCGCCGCGCCGTTGACACCGTCAAATCGCTCTAACTCCTGAAGACCGGTAGGCGAAGTCACATTGATCTCGGTCAGCCATCCATCGATCACGTCGATGCCGGTGAACAAAAGCCCTTTCTCGCGCAGCACGGGCCCTATCACGGCGCAGATCTCTTTCTCGCGGTCAGTGAGAGCGGTCTTTTCGGGCCGGCCGCCGACATGCATGTTCGACCGCGCCTCGCCCTTCGCCGGGACCCGGTTGATCGCGCCGATTGGCTCGCCATCGACGAGAATGATGCGCTTGTCGCCCTGTGTCACCGCCGGCAGATAGCGCTGTGCGATCACCGGCTCGCGATTGATGCCGGCAAACTGCTCCATCAATGAGGACAGGTTGGGATCATCAGGGCGAAGATGGAACACGCCCGCCCCGCCATTGCCGTAAAGCGGCTTTACGATGATATCGCCATGGGTGTCGCGGAAACTGCGGATCGCGTCGATGTCGCGGGTGATCAACGTCTCGGGCGTGAGATCGGGAAAATCAAGAACCATGAGCTTCTCGGGACAGTTCCGCACCCAGAACGGATCATTGACGACGAATGTCGTCCCGGTGATGCGATCCAGAAGATGGGTCGAGGTGACATAGCCCATGTCGAAGGGCGGATCCTGCCGTAGCCAGACCACGTCGAATTCGGCCAGATCAACCGTGGCCCAATCGCCGAAATCCACGTGGCTGCCCTGTTCGGGACGCAGTGTCACCGGTCGTCCTGTCGCCGAAACCGTCCCGCCGAGATAGGTGAGACGGTCGACAGTGTATTGAAACAGCCGATGGCCCCGCGCCTCGGCTTCGAGCGCGATCTTGAAGGTGCTGTCCGCATCCACGGCAACATCTTCGATCGGATCCATTTGCAGCGCGACATTCAGACTCATGGCGGCATCCTCCGGTTTGCCGCCTTGTCCGATGTTCCGCCTGTCAGTTCAAGCGGAGACGCAACTGGACGGATTAGTGCGCACCGAAAGCATTCTCGATGATCTCGACGCGTCCAAACTGATCGACAAGTGCTGCATCCAGGCGCATTTCCGTCATCTGACCGGTGGGAAGCGTGCCGCAGAATTCGCAGGCAGCCATGCAGATGCGGTCCATCTGTCGCCGGTTGATCCTTTCCGCCGCACGCGAGAAATCATGTGCCGATTTTACTTCCACGAACACGACGAGGTCGCCGCGTCGCACGATGAGATCAATCTCGCCAGCCTTGCCACGCCAGCGAGAGTGCAGGACGCTGTAGCCGGCTTCGCGATAGCGATCTGCCACGTTCGCCTCGGCCAATAGGCCAGAGCGATAGGCAAGCGCGCCACGGGAGCTACGGGGGTTTTCCGGCGAGGGGAGGGATCTGACCTGCACAGGCCGATCGAAGTCCAAAGAGAGTTGCATCAACGATCCTTTCCCAAAGACAGCGCCAGCTGATAGGCATCACGCTTCGCCATCCCATAGCGTTCCGCCACCGCGGCCGCCGCATCGCGCAGGGTCATGTCAGACAGCATGGCCGCGAGCACCGCTTCGATCTCTGATTGATCGGCTTGCTTCGCCCGCGGCTTGTCGAGAACGATAACGACCTCGCCCTTCAAACCCACATCGGGTATTCTGTCTGCGATCTCGGCCACGCTTCCACGCATAATTTCCTCGAATTTCTTGGTCAGTTCCCTGCACAGGACCATATTCCGATTCGCCTCAATCTCGCACAACTCATCTAATGTTTGCTTAATGCGCCGCGGGCTCTCGAAGATGATCGCGGTGGCATCGACGCCCGACAATTCCTCAAGCCACCTTCGACGGGCCCCGGCAGATTGTGGCGGAAACCCGGCAAAGACGAAACGATCGCTTGGCAGGCCGGACACTGTCAGTGCCGCGATTGCCGCCGAAGGTCCGGGCACGGCGTGGATCGGGCTGCCCTGCGCGGCGGCATCACGGGCCAGACGAAAACCCGGATCGGCCACAAGCGGCGTGCCCGCATCAGAGCAGTAGGCGACCGAGTTCCCTTCGCGCAACGCCGCCATCAGCGTTGCACTGCGTTTGGTTTCGTTGTGATCGTGACAGGCGATGACACGCCGTCCGCGCAGCGGCACACCGTGGATATCGAGCAGATGCCGCAATGTGCGGGTGTCTTCGGCCGCCAGCAGGTCTGCGGTATTGAGCACATCGAGAGCGCGCAGCGTGATATCTCGGGCCGAGCCGATCGGGGTCGAGACGAAATATAGCCCCGCCGCAAGCGGCCCGGCCTGGATCCGCGCCGGCACTTCGCTCGGATCGTCGTTACGTTCGGTCACTTCGCACTCCAAGCCTTCCGTTGCGTTGCCAAGCGCGGGCCGAGTTAATAGGCTGCGCCCAAAAGCCATAATCGCGGACAATAGGGAATCCCCATCATGTTATCCATCGCCAAGCGTTACAGCCGCAGGGTCTTTCAGGCGGGCATCGCCGCCGGTGCACTTGCCGTGGCCGCCTGTCAGCCGACAAGCATCGGCGACTCCGGCCCGGCCATCGGGCCGCAGATCGATCCGGGCCAACCTGTGCAGATAGCGCTGCTGGTTCCCGGCGGCACGGGCAATCAGGATCTGGACTGGCTCGGTCGCTCGCTCGCGAACTCGGCGCGGATGGCCGCGGCGGATGCAGACGGTGCCGAAATCGATCTGCGCGTTTACACGACGACGCCTGCCGAGGCCTCGGCGGTCGAGGCGGCCGAGAAGGCGGCGGCAGAGGGCGCCAAGATCATTGTCGGCCCGCTTTTTGCCGATTCCGCCAATGCCGTCGGCAACGCGATCAAGGATAATAATCTCAACGTGCTGTCCTTCTCGAACAATACCGAGATCGCCGGCAGCAACGTCTTCGTGCTCGGCAATACCTTCGATAACGTGGCCGACCGGCTGGTGAGCTATGGCGTCGGTCAGGGGCTGCGCCGTTTTCTGATGGTCTATGAGAACGACGCCGCGGGCCAGATCGGCGCCAATGCGATCCAGTCGGCCATCGCGCAGAACGGTGCCACGCTGAGCGGACGCCAGGAACATGCCCTGTCGCAATCCAGCATCGATTCGATCATTCCTGCCGTCACCCAGGCGGCCAAGGGCGATCAGATTGACGCGATCTTCATGACCGCAAACCAGCAGGCCGTGCTGCCCTATCTGACCGATCAGCTGGCCGAGGCAGGCGTCACCTCGCGCGAGGCGCAGCTGATGGGGCTGACCCGCTGGGACATCCCCGCCGCGCGGCTGCAATTGCCCGGCGTGCAGGGGGGCTGGTTCGCGCTGCCCGACACATCGATGCAGCGTCAGTTCACGCAGCGCTACCGCTCGGCCTTTGGCGAGGCCCCGCATGAGCTGGGCTCGCTCGGTTATGATGGCGTCGCCGCGGTGGCCGCCCTCGCCGGTTCGGGCAATCGGAATGCGGTCAACACGATCGGCCTGACCCGCCCGGCGGGCTTCACCGGCGTGAACGGTGTGTTCCGCCTGCGCCGCGACGGCACCAACGAGCGTGGCATGGCCGTGGCGACGATCAATGACGGCACCGTCGTGGTCATCGATCCGGCTCCGCGCAGCTTCGGGCGCGGCTTCGGCTTCTGATTTGCCGCCGAACAGCGACATACTGCCCCAAAGCGCCCCGGCCCTGCCCGGGGCGCATTCCATTTTTGTTCCCGAAACCTTCCTGCCCGCGCTCGACGCCCGGCTGGATGCGCTCGACGATGCCAAGTCTAAGCGCGCGGAAACCGTGGCCGCGCTTCAGGCCGCGCGAAATGCGGCGATGGACGACATCGTTGCCGGCTTTTCCTCGCATCCCCGCGCCGCGCGTGAAACGGTGCGGGCGGTGGCCAGCCTGACAGATGCGGTCGTCACCACCGTCCACCATGTCGCCATCCACCATCTTCACCCGCAGCAAAGCCCGACCGAGGCCGAGCAGCTTGCCGTGCTTGCTGTCGGCGGATATGGCCGGGCCGAGATGGCACCGCAATCCGATGTCGATCTGTTGTTTCTCACGCCCTACAAGACCTCTGCCTGGGCCGAGAGCGTCGTCGAATCGATGCTCTACATGCTGTGGGATCTCAAGCTGAAAGTCGGGCACGCCACGCGGAGCGTCGACGATTGTCTGCGGCTCGCGGGGCAGGACATGACGATTCGCACCTCGATGGTCGAGCATCGCGCCGTTGCCGGACAGCTGGCACTGGCAGAGACGCTGCGCGACCGGCTGTGGTCCGAGCTGTTCGAATCGTCGATCCCCGAGTTCATCGAAGCCAAGCTGGCCGAACGCGATACCCGCCACGAGCGGCAGGGTGGGCAGCGCTATGTGCTGGAACCCAATGTCAAAGAGGGCAAGGGCGGGCTGCGCGACCTCCAGACACTCTATTGGATCGCGAAATATATCCATCGCGTCGACCGCGCCGTCGAGCTGGTCGATCTGGGATTCTTCACCCGCGACGAGCATCTCTCCTTCTGGCAGGCCGAGGACTTCATGTGGGCGGTGCGCTGTCACCTGCATCTGATCGCGGGCCGTCCTGTCGATATTCTCAGCTTCGACATGCAGGTCGAGGTCGCCGGCCGCATGGGCTATCACGACCGGCCGGGGCGCCGGGGCGTCGAGCTGTTCATGCAGGAATATTTCCGCCACGCCACGCGCGTCGGAGAGCTGACGCGCGTGTTCCTCACCGCACTGGAAAGCCGCCATGTCTTTCAGCAGCCATTGCTGAAGCGGCTCTTCCGCCGCCGCAAGAAGCTGCGCGCGGGGTTTGCCGAACAGGCCGGGCGGCTGACCTTCGATGACAAAGCCGATGTGCAGGATGATCCGCTGAACCTGCTGCGGCTGTTCGAAGAGGCGCTGCGCACCGGCATCCTCATCCACCCCGAGGCAATGCGCATCGTCAGCGCGAATCTTCGGCTGATCGACGACGAGATGCGCGAGAACCCCGAGGCAGTACGGATCTTCCTCGACCTGCTGCTCAAGCGCGGCAATCCCGAACGGGCCTTGCGGCGGATGAACGAGCTGGACCTGCTCGGTGCCTTCATTCCGGAATTCGAACCGGTCGTGGCGATGATGCAGTTCAACGTCTATCACCACTACACGGTGGACGAGCACACCATCCAGTGCATCGTCGCCCTGTCAGAGATCGAACAGGGCCATGAGGTCGAGGACCTGCCCATCGCCAGCCGGATCACGGCGGGACGGATCAATCGCCGCGTCCTGTATCTGGCGCTGCTGCTGCACGATATCGGAAAGGGCCGGCCCGAGGATCACTCGATCATCGGTGCCCAGATCGCGCGGCGTGTCACAACGCGATTTCGCCTGCCGGCCGATGAGGTCGAGACGATCGAATGGCTGGTACGCAACCATCTGCTGATGTCGGATGTGGCGCAGAAACGGGATATCTCGGACCCGCGCACCATCCGCGACTTCGCCAAGGCGGTAAAGACGCGCAAGCGTCTGGACCTGCTGCTTGTGCTGACCGTCTGCGACATACGCGGGGTTGGTCCGAACACCTGGAACAACTGGAAGGCAGTGCTGCTCCGCCAGCTTTATGACGAGACCGCCAGCGTGCTCGAAAACGGCATGGAGGCGCTCAACCGCGACCAGAGGCGGGACGAAGCGAAGCGCGCGCTGCGCCACTATCTCACCGCCAAAGGGTGGGAGCCGAAGGCGATCCGCGCCGAAACCGCGCGCCATTACGCCAATTACTGGCAGGGCCTGCCGACCGACACCCAGGCAGTGATTGCCGGCATGCTGAAGGATCTGGGCGGCGACGAAATCCGCATCGACCTGCATCCCGATCAAGACCGGGACGCGACGCGCGCCGTGTTCGTTCTGTCGGATCATCCGGGGATCTTCTCGCGCCTGTCCGGGGCACTGGCGCTTGTCGGGGCGAATGTCGTCGATGCGCGGACCTATACCTCGAAGGACGGTTTCGCGACCGCCGTATTCTGGGTGCAGGATTCCGAGGGCCATCCCTATGACACCGACCGGCTGCCCCGGCTGCGCAAGATGATCGACCGCACCCTGCGGGGCGAGGTGGTGCCGCGTGACGCGCTCGCCAATAAGGACCAGCTGAAGAAGCGCGACCGTGCCTTTCGCTTTCCGACCCATATCACCTTCGACAACGAGGGCAGCGATATCTACACCATCATCGAGGTGGATACCCGCGACCGCCCCGGCCTGCTTTACGACCTGACCCGGACCCTTGCGGCCAATCACATCCGCATCGCAAGCGCGGTGATCGCGACCTATGGCGCGCAGGTGGTGGACAGTTTCTACGTCAAGGACGCGTTCGGCCTGAAACTTCAGCAGCCGGGGCGCCGCGAGGCCTTGGAAAAAAAGCTGAGGCAGGCCATACGCGAGGGCGCGGAACGCGCGGGCTCGGAGCAGGCAGGAGCGTAAGGGCATGAAAAGCGGATTGGTGCGCGGTTTTCTCACCGTGGGCAGCTGGACGACATTGTCTCGGCTGTCGGGCTTCATCCGCGACATGATGATGTTTGCTTGGCTCGGGGCCGGTCCGGTCATGGACGCGTTTCAAGTCGCGCTATCCCTGCCGAACATGTTCCGCCGCTTTTTCGCCGAGGGCGCGTTCAACACCGCTTTCGTTCCGCTGTTCTCCAAGAAGCTGGAGGGCGGAGACGACCCGCAGCAATTCGCCCGCGACGCTTTTGCGGGGCTCGGCACAGTGCTCATCCTGTTCTGCGCGGTTGCAATGATCGCCATGCCCGCGCTGGTGCTGGCCATGGCGGCGGGCTTTCGGGGGGATGAGCGATACGACCTCGCTGTGACCTATTCGCGGATCACCTTCCCCTATATCCTGCTGATCTCGCTCGCCTCGATGATCGGGGGCGTGCTGAACGCGAATGGCCGTTTCACCGCCGCGGCTGCGGCGCCGGTGCTTCTGAATATCCTGTTCATCATCGCCCTGCTGATCGGGCGCTCTGCCGGATGGGATCTGGGGCTGACGCTTGCTTGGGCCACGCCGATCACCGGGATCGCACAGCTGGGGCTGGTCTGGTGGGACGCCAATCGCACCGGCTGGACCTTCCTGCCCCGCCGCCCGCGCATGACGCCTGATATGCGCCGATTGCTGACCATCGCCCTGCCCGCCATGTTCGCGGGTGGCGTGGTCCAGATCAACCTGCTGGTCGGTCGTCAGGTCGCTTCGTTCTTCGAGGGCGCGATCTCATGGCTTTCGGCCTCTGACCGGCTTTATCAGCTTCCGCTCGGCGTGGTCGGCGCTGCGGTGGCGGTTGTGCTGCTGCCGGAATTGGCCCGCCGGCTGCGGGCAGGGGATGAGGCCGGCGGACAGGCCGCGTTTTCCCGCGCGATGGAATTCGGCTTGTTCCTCACCCTGCCCGCCGCTTTCGCGATTTCGGTGATCGCCGTTCCGATGGTCTCGACCCTATTCGAGCGCGGCCAGTTCACCGCCTATGACACCCAGCAGACTGCGAAGGCGCTTGTCGTCTATGCGCTCGGCCTGCCGGCATTTGTGCTTCAGAAAGTGCTGCAACCGCTTTATTTCGCCCGGGAGGATACGCGCAGCCCGTTCCGCTTTGCGCTGTTTTCGATGGTGGTGAATGCCGTCGTCGCCTTTGGGCTGATGCCCTTCATCGGTTTTCTCGCCGCCGCCATCGGGACGTCGGCCGCCGCCTGGGTGATGGTCGGCCAGCTTTGGTGGGGCACACGCGGCATGGGTCAGGCGACACGATGGGACGCCCGCGTCCGTCGCAGCGCGCCACGCATTCTGATGTCGTCGCTGCTGATGGCGATCGCGCTGTGGTTCATGCTCCGCTGGACCGACAGAATCGAGATGGCGCGGATTCCAGAATTGGCGCTGCTTGTCCTGGGCGGTGCGGCGATCTATTTCGCGCTCAGCTTTGCGACCGGTGCGGTCACGCTGGCCGATCTGCGCCGCAATGTCCGGCGCTAACCGAGCGTGGCGAGGAACGGGAAGGTTTCCAGCATCCAATAGGACAGATCCGCCATCCGCCCGCTCAGCAGCATCAGACCGACCGCGACCAAAAGCGCGCCCATGATCCGCTCGATGGTTCTCAGATAGGGCTTGATGCGGTTCATCAGCCCCATGGCCCGGTTGATGAAGATCGCCGAGAGCAGGAACGGAATCCCGAGCCCCAGCGCATAGACGGCCAGAAGCCCGGTCCCGCGCCCCAGCTCTGCCTCGGTCGCGGCGAGGCCGAGGATCATGCCGAGCTGTGGGCCGATGCAGGGCGTCCAGCCAAATGCGAAGGCCAAGCCCAGAACATAGGCACCCAGCGACGAGCCGCCCTGATCGCCAGTGT
This genomic window from Paracoccus sediminicola contains:
- a CDS encoding cysteine desulfurase family protein; the protein is MRAYLDWNATTPLRAEARAAMVEAMEIGGNPSSVHTEGRAAKMAMERAREQLAVALGAEGADVIFTSGTTEAAAMVLAGKGVSCAPVEHSAIKAWCAPELAVDENGIVTVPDPARATLQIANNETGVMQALPDGLASSDLTQAFGKVPMAFNWLGITAGFVSAHKLGGPKGIGALIVKKGTEVEGVIRGGGQEQGRRGGTENLIGILGFAAAATAAQKDLEAGLWDEVAARRDALEARLLDAAPDAVVAGKNSPRLPNTTCLLTSGWKGETQVMQMDLAGFAISAGSACSSGKVRASGTLQAMGFDDIVAQSAIRVSISPALGDDQVNRFADAWESAYGRWRDRNG
- the coaBC gene encoding bifunctional phosphopantothenoylcysteine decarboxylase/phosphopantothenate--cysteine ligase CoaBC produces the protein MQGSRILLVIGGGIAAFKSLTLIRDLQREGCRVVPVLTRAAEEFVTPLSVAALAGEDVHRDLFDLTREAEMGHIQLSRDADLVVVAPATADLMAKMAGGHADDLASTLLMATDKRVLIAPAMNVRMWLHPATQRNLATLKQDGVLVVGPDEGDMACGEFGPGRAAEPQDIVAAIRGALGPARPAPLRLGPEVAAKPLKGRHVVVTSGPTREPIDPVRYISNHSSGAQGSAIAAALRDLGARVSFVTGPAQFAPPEGVEVIPVQTADEMQAAVEAALPADAAVMAAAVADWKVANAADRKMKKGRDGMPVLEFAENPDILAWVSQLAERRPQLVVGFAAETNDVIANATAKRQRKRCDWIVANDVSAGTGTFGGEDNTVTLISADGAESWPRMGKDAVARKLAERIAEAL
- a CDS encoding YifB family Mg chelatase-like AAA ATPase, giving the protein MVAIAYTVAFEGVEGRLVEVQASVAAGLPSFAIVGLPDKAVSEARERMRAAFNALSIAIPSKKITVNLSPADLPKEGSHFDLPIALAVLAALDVIPAESLAQLVSLGELALDGRLVQVVGALPAAMTSAEDDRTLICPASCGAEAAWVASVPVFAASHLRQVIDHLADRTQLSRATPGQVSPPRHRGDMRDIRGQERAKRALEIAAAGRHHMLMVGPPGAGKSMLAARLPGLLPPLSPPEALETSMIHSVAGLLEEGGIPRHAPFRDPHHTASMAAIVGGGRGAKPGEISLAHNGVLFMDEFPEFSRQVLDTLRQPIETGEVVVARANAHIRYPCRFLLIAAANPCRCGYLADPARACARVPGCGQDYLGKISGPLMDRFDLRIEVPGVGLDELDLPPSGPTTSELALRIEAARDRQRARFEPLAADGVRARCNAEAPPAILDRIAAPDADGKALIRRASERLGLTARGYHRVLRTARTIADLAESERLTSDHIAEAISYRLPFITGG
- the gshB gene encoding glutathione synthase, which encodes MSLNVALQMDPIEDVAVDADSTFKIALEAEARGHRLFQYTVDRLTYLGGTVSATGRPVTLRPEQGSHVDFGDWATVDLAEFDVVWLRQDPPFDMGYVTSTHLLDRITGTTFVVNDPFWVRNCPEKLMVLDFPDLTPETLITRDIDAIRSFRDTHGDIIVKPLYGNGGAGVFHLRPDDPNLSSLMEQFAGINREPVIAQRYLPAVTQGDKRIILVDGEPIGAINRVPAKGEARSNMHVGGRPEKTALTDREKEICAVIGPVLREKGLLFTGIDVIDGWLTEINVTSPTGLQELERFDGVNGAALIWDAIERKLVG
- a CDS encoding YraN family protein; translation: MQLSLDFDRPVQVRSLPSPENPRSSRGALAYRSGLLAEANVADRYREAGYSVLHSRWRGKAGEIDLIVRRGDLVVFVEVKSAHDFSRAAERINRRQMDRICMAACEFCGTLPTGQMTEMRLDAALVDQFGRVEIIENAFGAH
- the rsmI gene encoding 16S rRNA (cytidine(1402)-2'-O)-methyltransferase, translating into MTERNDDPSEVPARIQAGPLAAGLYFVSTPIGSARDITLRALDVLNTADLLAAEDTRTLRHLLDIHGVPLRGRRVIACHDHNETKRSATLMAALREGNSVAYCSDAGTPLVADPGFRLARDAAAQGSPIHAVPGPSAAIAALTVSGLPSDRFVFAGFPPQSAGARRRWLEELSGVDATAIIFESPRRIKQTLDELCEIEANRNMVLCRELTKKFEEIMRGSVAEIADRIPDVGLKGEVVIVLDKPRAKQADQSEIEAVLAAMLSDMTLRDAAAAVAERYGMAKRDAYQLALSLGKDR
- a CDS encoding penicillin-binding protein activator encodes the protein MLSIAKRYSRRVFQAGIAAGALAVAACQPTSIGDSGPAIGPQIDPGQPVQIALLVPGGTGNQDLDWLGRSLANSARMAAADADGAEIDLRVYTTTPAEASAVEAAEKAAAEGAKIIVGPLFADSANAVGNAIKDNNLNVLSFSNNTEIAGSNVFVLGNTFDNVADRLVSYGVGQGLRRFLMVYENDAAGQIGANAIQSAIAQNGATLSGRQEHALSQSSIDSIIPAVTQAAKGDQIDAIFMTANQQAVLPYLTDQLAEAGVTSREAQLMGLTRWDIPAARLQLPGVQGGWFALPDTSMQRQFTQRYRSAFGEAPHELGSLGYDGVAAVAALAGSGNRNAVNTIGLTRPAGFTGVNGVFRLRRDGTNERGMAVATINDGTVVVIDPAPRSFGRGFGF